From a single Pseudomonas triticicola genomic region:
- a CDS encoding APC family permease, which produces MEIEEFGYKQELKRSLTLTDLVVYGMIFMIPIAPFGVYGYVNAEAPGMVPLAYIIGMVAMLFTALSYGSMAKAFPVAGSVYSYAQRGLNQHVGFIAGWLMLLDYLLIPPLLYLYSAMALNHLYPDIPKVGFILAFLVSATFVNLRGITFTARMNMLFLLAQLVVLGIFLFYAWNALHNGGGNGEMTLAPLYHPQTFNFALLMQAVSIAVLSFLGFDAISTLAEEIKEDPGRSVGKAALITLAVMGTIFVVQTWIATDLAAGMGFKSADTAFYEIAEIAAGSWLATLTAVATALAWGVAVAITSQAAVSRLLFGMARDGKLPKVLAKVHPKHNTPYLSIYLVAVLSLLICYLFIDAVDILTSLINFGALSGFMLLHLTVINHYWRRQKSGQFVRHLLCPVIGFIIVAAIMYNMGVDAQKLGLIWIALGLVYLFFLNKLGASTALPDPSKG; this is translated from the coding sequence ATGGAAATTGAAGAATTCGGCTACAAGCAAGAGTTGAAACGTAGCCTGACGCTGACCGATCTGGTGGTGTACGGGATGATCTTCATGATTCCCATCGCCCCGTTCGGTGTGTATGGCTACGTCAACGCCGAAGCACCGGGGATGGTGCCGCTGGCGTACATCATCGGCATGGTCGCAATGCTGTTTACTGCATTGAGTTACGGCAGCATGGCCAAGGCCTTTCCGGTTGCCGGTTCCGTATATTCCTACGCGCAACGCGGGCTTAATCAACACGTCGGTTTCATCGCTGGCTGGCTGATGCTGCTCGATTACCTGCTGATTCCGCCGCTGCTGTATCTGTATTCAGCGATGGCGCTCAACCATTTGTACCCGGACATTCCCAAGGTCGGCTTCATCCTGGCGTTTCTGGTCAGCGCGACGTTCGTCAACCTGCGCGGCATCACCTTCACCGCGCGGATGAACATGCTGTTCCTGCTGGCACAACTGGTCGTGCTGGGCATCTTCCTGTTCTACGCCTGGAACGCCCTGCACAACGGTGGCGGTAACGGTGAGATGACGCTGGCGCCGCTGTATCACCCGCAAACCTTCAACTTCGCCCTGCTGATGCAAGCGGTGTCGATCGCCGTGCTGTCGTTCCTCGGCTTCGACGCGATCTCCACCCTCGCCGAAGAAATCAAGGAAGATCCGGGCCGCAGCGTCGGCAAGGCAGCGCTGATCACTCTGGCAGTAATGGGCACGATTTTCGTCGTACAAACGTGGATCGCCACCGATCTGGCAGCGGGCATGGGCTTCAAATCCGCCGACACCGCGTTTTATGAAATTGCCGAAATCGCCGCTGGCAGCTGGCTCGCGACCCTGACCGCCGTCGCCACGGCGCTGGCCTGGGGCGTTGCTGTAGCGATCACCTCGCAGGCCGCCGTCTCGCGCCTGCTGTTCGGCATGGCCCGCGACGGCAAGCTGCCGAAGGTGCTGGCCAAGGTCCACCCGAAACACAACACGCCGTACCTGAGTATTTATCTGGTGGCGGTATTGTCACTGCTGATCTGCTACCTGTTCATCGACGCGGTGGACATCCTCACCTCGCTGATCAACTTCGGCGCCCTCAGCGGTTTCATGCTGCTGCACCTGACGGTGATCAACCACTACTGGCGTCGGCAGAAGTCGGGGCAGTTTGTGCGCCATCTACTCTGCCCGGTGATCGGCTTCATCATCGTCGCCGCCATCATGTACAACATGGGCGTCGATGCGCAGAAACTAGGCCTGATCTGGATTGCCCTGGGCCTGGTGTACCTGTTCTTCCTCAACAAGCTCGGCGCCAGCACTGCGCTGCCCGATCCGAGCAAAGGCTGA
- a CDS encoding arginine N-succinyltransferase, producing the protein MLVLRPVEQNDLPQLQRLARESLIGVTSLPDDSEHLREKIAASCASFDSAAQAQGPENYFFVLEDLERRQLVGCSEILATAGFKEPFYSLRNRHFTSASRELNIEHGVPALSLCHDLSGHTLLRGFHIDATLVRTPFSELLSRARLLFIAAHAQRFSEAVITEIVGYSDEQGHSPFWDALGKHFFDLPYAEAERLCGLQSRTFLAELMPQYPIYVPMLPPAAQDCIGRVHPDGQEAFDILAREGFETNSYIDLFDAGPTLYARTANIRSIADSQTAIVRQQLSTDACGRYLLSNDALHDYRAIVTELDYHPGQPLPLTPTICAALKVSDGSSIRLVAL; encoded by the coding sequence ATGCTGGTCTTACGCCCAGTCGAGCAGAATGATCTGCCCCAGCTACAGCGCCTGGCCCGCGAGAGCCTGATCGGCGTGACCTCGCTGCCGGATGACAGCGAACACCTGCGCGAAAAAATCGCCGCGTCATGCGCGTCCTTCGATAGCGCCGCCCAGGCGCAGGGGCCGGAGAACTACTTCTTCGTGCTGGAAGATCTCGAACGCCGGCAATTGGTCGGCTGCTCGGAAATCCTTGCCACCGCCGGCTTCAAGGAGCCGTTCTACAGTCTGCGCAACCGCCACTTCACCAGCGCTTCGCGGGAATTGAACATCGAGCATGGCGTGCCGGCGTTGTCGCTGTGCCATGACCTCAGCGGGCATACCTTGCTACGAGGTTTCCACATTGACGCCACGCTGGTGCGTACGCCGTTTTCCGAACTGCTGTCGCGGGCGCGCCTGCTGTTCATTGCTGCGCATGCACAGCGGTTCTCCGAGGCGGTGATCACCGAAATCGTCGGCTATAGCGACGAGCAGGGTCATTCGCCATTCTGGGATGCGCTGGGCAAGCACTTCTTCGACCTGCCCTACGCCGAAGCCGAGCGTCTGTGCGGGTTGCAGAGCCGCACGTTCCTCGCCGAACTGATGCCGCAATATCCGATCTACGTGCCGATGCTGCCGCCTGCGGCGCAGGACTGCATCGGCCGCGTGCACCCGGACGGCCAGGAAGCCTTCGACATCCTCGCGCGGGAAGGCTTCGAAACCAACAGCTACATCGACCTGTTCGACGCCGGCCCGACCCTGTATGCGCGCACCGCGAACATTCGCTCGATCGCCGACAGCCAGACCGCCATTGTTCGCCAACAATTATCGACCGACGCCTGTGGCCGTTACCTGCTGAGCAACGACGCCCTGCATGACTACCGCGCGATCGTCACCGAACTCGACTATCACCCCGGTCAACCGCTGCCCCTGACACCCACCATCTGCGCGGCGCTGAAGGTCAGCGATGGCAGCTCGATACGGCTGGTCGCTCTGTGA
- the astA gene encoding arginine N-succinyltransferase — translation MIVRPVKVSDLPALMTLVEQAGPGFTTLPANEDRLAHRVRWAQRAFAEQVERADADYLFVLEDDEQRVVGVSAMAGAVGLREPWYNYRLGVTVSSAPDLGIQRQIPTLFLNNELTGQSELCSLFLRHDQRNGSNGRLLSLGRLLFVAEFPHLFGEKMIAELRGSADENGCSPFWDSLGRHFFQMDFTHADHLSGLGNKAFIAELMPRQPLYTCLLTEQAQAAIGQTHPNTQPALKILQAEGFTHKGYIDIFDGGPVIEAPIRSIRTVRDSLELTLSLGTPDEQAPLWLIHNRRLENCRITAAHGRLVGNSLVVDRLTAKRLQLQPGNSVRAVLLPHQQQHAVAA, via the coding sequence ATGATTGTCCGTCCGGTAAAAGTCAGTGATCTTCCTGCCTTGATGACCCTCGTCGAACAGGCAGGGCCAGGTTTTACCACCCTTCCCGCCAATGAGGACCGCCTCGCACATCGAGTGCGTTGGGCACAGCGCGCATTCGCCGAACAGGTGGAGCGCGCCGATGCCGATTACCTGTTTGTCCTCGAGGATGATGAGCAGCGCGTGGTCGGTGTCAGCGCGATGGCCGGCGCCGTTGGCTTGCGCGAGCCCTGGTACAACTACCGGCTCGGCGTGACCGTCAGTTCGGCGCCGGACCTGGGCATTCAGCGGCAGATCCCGACATTGTTCCTCAACAACGAACTGACCGGCCAATCGGAGCTGTGCTCGCTGTTCCTGCGCCATGACCAGCGCAACGGCAGCAATGGCCGCCTGTTGTCGCTGGGTCGTCTGTTGTTCGTTGCCGAATTTCCGCACCTGTTTGGCGAGAAGATGATCGCCGAACTGCGCGGCAGTGCCGATGAAAACGGTTGCTCGCCGTTCTGGGACAGCCTCGGCCGGCACTTCTTCCAGATGGATTTCACCCATGCCGATCACTTGTCCGGCCTGGGCAACAAAGCCTTTATCGCCGAACTGATGCCGCGCCAGCCACTGTACACCTGCCTGCTCACCGAACAGGCGCAGGCGGCGATCGGCCAGACCCATCCAAACACCCAGCCGGCGTTGAAGATCCTTCAGGCCGAAGGTTTTACGCACAAAGGTTACATCGACATTTTCGACGGTGGCCCGGTTATCGAAGCGCCGATCCGCAGCATCCGCACGGTGCGCGACAGTCTCGAACTGACCCTGAGCCTCGGCACCCCCGACGAGCAGGCGCCGCTGTGGCTGATTCACAACCGCCGGCTGGAAAACTGCCGCATCACCGCGGCCCACGGTCGACTGGTGGGCAACAGCCTGGTGGTTGATCGTCTCACCGCCAAGCGCCTGCAACTTCAGCCGGGAAATTCGGTGCGCGCGGTGCTCCTGCCCCATCAACAGCAACATGCCGTGGCGGCCTGA
- a CDS encoding isocitrate lyase/PEP mutase family protein — translation MTRLSHQDLRRNFRQLLASDTCYHTASVFDPMSARIAADLGFEVGILGGSVASLQVLGAPDFALITLSEFAEQATRIGRVAQLPVIADADHGYGNALNVMRTIVELERAGVAALTIEDTLLPAQFGRKSTDLITVAEGVGKIRAALEARVDTEMAIIARTNAGILPNQEIISRTRQYQAAGADGICMVGVQDFDQLEQIAEHLTVPLMLVTYGNPALRDDKRLAELGVRVTIDGHGAYFAAIKATYDSLREQRQIFTQASDLSATELTHTYTQPEEYILWAKEYMSVKE, via the coding sequence ATGACCAGGCTTTCCCATCAAGATTTGCGCCGCAATTTCCGTCAGCTGCTGGCCTCCGACACCTGCTACCACACGGCTTCGGTGTTCGACCCGATGTCGGCCCGTATCGCCGCTGACCTGGGTTTTGAAGTAGGTATCCTCGGCGGTTCCGTGGCCTCCCTGCAGGTGCTCGGCGCACCGGACTTCGCCCTGATCACCCTCAGCGAATTCGCCGAACAGGCCACGCGCATCGGTCGCGTCGCCCAATTGCCAGTGATCGCCGACGCCGATCACGGCTACGGCAATGCCCTCAACGTGATGCGCACCATCGTCGAACTGGAACGCGCCGGCGTCGCTGCACTGACCATCGAAGACACCCTGCTGCCCGCGCAATTCGGACGCAAATCCACCGACCTGATCACCGTAGCCGAAGGCGTCGGCAAGATCCGTGCGGCGCTGGAAGCCCGGGTCGACACCGAGATGGCGATCATCGCCCGCACCAATGCCGGCATTCTGCCGAACCAGGAAATCATCAGCCGCACCCGTCAATATCAGGCGGCGGGCGCTGACGGTATCTGCATGGTCGGCGTGCAGGACTTCGATCAGCTGGAACAAATCGCCGAGCACCTGACCGTGCCGCTGATGCTGGTCACCTACGGCAACCCGGCCCTGCGCGACGACAAACGCCTCGCCGAACTGGGCGTGCGCGTGACCATCGACGGCCACGGCGCCTACTTCGCCGCGATCAAGGCAACCTACGACAGCCTGCGCGAACAGCGGCAGATCTTCACGCAGGCCTCCGACCTGAGCGCGACCGAATTGACGCACACTTATACCCAACCGGAGGAATACATCCTCTGGGCCAAGGAGTACATGAGCGTCAAGGAGTGA
- a CDS encoding M20/M25/M40 family metallo-hydrolase, producing MTFSFPRSLLAASLGLSLALTAVNACAEPHKQVLADAEQYQPEALKLLERLVNIDSGSGYEPGLKQVSDIAIDELKKIGATIELVPNTPEKSNHVLATLKGTGKAKILLMAHMDTVFKEGSAAERPFHIKDGRAYGPGVMDDKGGIVAGIYALKVLKNLDFKDYAQITFLLDASEETGSDVATDLIKKTAKQHDVTLNLEPGRPADGLVVWRKGSATALVEVKGKAAHAGVAPELGRNAAMEAAHQILQLGKLGDEAKKTTINFTVLKAGDRTNVIPDQATAKADVRAAVPEEFDRIEKDLARVSQDKLIAETEVKTSLQRGLPPMPQTAESDRLMAMAQGIYGEIGRKLTEEGSGGAADASLSAGVGTPTLDGFGIVGGNIHTPGEYAEVASVAPRIYLLSRMIMELAKPR from the coding sequence ATGACGTTCTCATTTCCCCGCTCTCTGCTGGCCGCCAGTCTCGGTCTGTCCCTCGCGCTCACGGCCGTAAACGCTTGCGCCGAACCGCATAAACAAGTGCTCGCCGATGCCGAGCAGTACCAGCCCGAAGCCCTGAAGTTACTGGAACGGCTGGTCAATATCGACTCCGGTTCAGGTTATGAACCGGGCCTGAAACAGGTCAGCGACATCGCCATCGATGAGCTGAAAAAAATCGGCGCAACTATCGAACTGGTGCCGAACACCCCGGAAAAATCCAACCACGTGCTGGCCACGCTCAAAGGCACCGGCAAGGCGAAAATCCTCCTGATGGCGCACATGGACACGGTGTTCAAGGAAGGCTCCGCCGCCGAACGGCCATTCCACATCAAGGACGGCCGCGCCTACGGGCCGGGGGTGATGGACGACAAGGGCGGCATCGTCGCCGGCATCTACGCGCTTAAAGTGCTGAAGAACCTCGACTTCAAAGACTACGCGCAGATCACTTTCCTGCTGGACGCTAGCGAAGAAACCGGCTCGGATGTCGCCACCGACCTGATCAAGAAAACCGCCAAACAACACGACGTCACCCTCAACCTCGAACCGGGGCGCCCGGCCGATGGCCTGGTGGTGTGGCGCAAGGGCAGTGCGACGGCGCTGGTCGAAGTCAAAGGCAAGGCCGCCCACGCTGGCGTCGCGCCAGAGTTGGGACGGAACGCGGCGATGGAAGCGGCACACCAGATTCTGCAACTGGGCAAGCTCGGCGATGAGGCGAAGAAAACCACCATCAACTTCACCGTGCTCAAGGCCGGCGATCGCACCAACGTGATTCCTGATCAGGCCACGGCCAAGGCGGATGTGCGTGCGGCAGTGCCGGAGGAATTTGATCGCATCGAGAAGGATCTGGCGCGGGTGTCGCAGGACAAGTTGATTGCCGAGACCGAAGTGAAAACGTCCTTGCAGCGCGGTTTGCCGCCGATGCCACAAACGGCCGAGTCGGATCGCCTGATGGCCATGGCCCAAGGGATTTACGGTGAGATTGGCCGCAAGCTGACCGAGGAGGGCAGTGGTGGCGCGGCGGATGCCAGTCTGTCCGCAGGCGTAGGGACGCCGACGCTGGATGGCTTCGGGATTGTCGGCGGCAATATTCATACGCCTGGGGAATATGCCGAAGTGGCGAGTGTGGCGCCGCGAATTTATCTGTTGTCGCGGATGATCATGGAGTTGGCGAAGCCGCGGTGA
- a CDS encoding diguanylate cyclase — protein sequence MGNTRGKGLSLARRLYRSRVFGLLLGLMCVSVAMYALDPPLWVWGLMLFNGLVWPHLAFLWARSSNTPYRAEHRNLLIDAFMGGFWVAAMQFNPLPSATTVSMMAMNNVAIGGGRFLLAGTAAQLLGIGVGLVVFAPAFIPPTTPLQLYACLPLLLLYPLALGWICFRQASTLGRHKRELLALSRTDSLTGLLNHGAWKDQLNLAFQRCKRQQQGTAIALIDIDHFKAINDTYGHVAGDIVLRQLSKLLKQNLRATDVAGRYGGDEFCVILPELPLFNAAQAMEALRERFAVMGYEQNPALKVSLSIGLAAYDPSHADATRWLDEADQALYEAKASGRNRVICNSDNKPRQALLDSV from the coding sequence ATGGGAAATACGCGGGGAAAGGGACTTTCACTGGCCAGGAGGCTTTACAGATCGCGGGTGTTCGGGCTGCTGCTCGGGCTGATGTGTGTCAGCGTGGCGATGTATGCCCTCGATCCGCCGCTGTGGGTGTGGGGCCTGATGCTGTTCAATGGCCTGGTCTGGCCGCATCTGGCCTTTCTATGGGCGCGAAGCTCGAACACTCCATACCGCGCCGAACACCGCAATTTGCTGATCGACGCATTCATGGGCGGCTTCTGGGTCGCCGCCATGCAGTTCAATCCCTTGCCCAGCGCTACCACGGTTTCAATGATGGCGATGAACAACGTCGCCATCGGTGGCGGGCGGTTTTTGCTGGCGGGCACGGCGGCGCAGCTATTGGGCATCGGCGTCGGGCTGGTGGTGTTTGCGCCGGCGTTCATTCCGCCAACAACGCCGCTGCAGCTCTACGCCTGTTTGCCATTGCTGTTGCTGTATCCGCTGGCGCTGGGCTGGATCTGCTTTCGTCAGGCTTCGACCCTCGGTCGGCACAAACGCGAGCTGTTGGCGTTGAGTCGCACCGACAGCCTGACCGGCCTGCTCAATCACGGCGCGTGGAAGGATCAACTGAACCTCGCGTTCCAGCGCTGCAAACGCCAGCAGCAGGGCACGGCAATAGCCTTGATCGACATCGATCACTTCAAGGCGATCAATGACACCTATGGCCACGTCGCTGGCGATATCGTCCTGCGCCAGTTGAGCAAACTGCTCAAGCAAAATCTGCGCGCCACGGACGTGGCCGGTCGCTATGGCGGCGATGAGTTCTGCGTGATCCTGCCGGAACTGCCACTCTTCAACGCGGCTCAGGCCATGGAAGCCTTGCGCGAGCGTTTCGCGGTGATGGGCTACGAGCAGAACCCGGCGTTGAAGGTCAGTCTGAGCATTGGCCTGGCCGCCTACGACCCAAGCCATGCCGACGCCACGCGTTGGCTGGATGAGGCCGATCAGGCGTTGTACGAAGCCAAGGCCAGTGGGCGCAACCGGGTGATCTGCAACAGCGACAACAAGCCGAGGCAGGCGCTGCTGGATTCGGTTTGA
- a CDS encoding flavin-containing monooxygenase, with product MHTYAVLIIGSGFGGQCAAVNLLKAGIDDFRILERRDFFGGTWCQNTYPGAAVDVPSPLYSLSFAPYRWSQMFAEQAELRRYTEQLIEQFGLRERVELGADVERVEWDEAEKHWTVHTRAKGIFHTQFLINASGPLSQPVIPNFPGMDRFQGKTFHTNNWDHSYDYRGKRVAIVGSGASAAQVIPAIAPQVEHLHVFQRTPHWVLPRADRKFGRFQRWLLGLKPAYKLLRWLIYWQFETRVIAFKYSKPAIHLVQQHALRFLKRQVPDPLLRQKLTPDFTIGCKRVLVSSTYYPALSRANVTLHSREHGIASIDESGINTVDGEHLDVDLIVWSTGYDATDGVISYPVSGKNAVQLRDVWAEYPRAYLGTSLPDFPNLFIVTGPNTGIGHTSALFIIESQMNYILDCICTVQAKGLRSIEVRHDAERTYTAMIHREMQRTVWKSGGCHSWYQSKSGHVIAMFPGFSFSYHLLTRALKPADHILS from the coding sequence ATGCATACCTACGCTGTGTTGATCATCGGCAGCGGTTTCGGCGGCCAGTGCGCGGCGGTCAACCTGCTCAAGGCCGGAATCGACGACTTTCGCATTCTCGAGCGACGCGACTTCTTCGGCGGCACCTGGTGCCAGAACACCTACCCCGGCGCAGCGGTAGACGTGCCGTCGCCGCTGTATTCGCTGTCATTTGCGCCCTACCGCTGGTCGCAGATGTTCGCCGAACAGGCGGAACTGCGTCGCTACACCGAACAGCTGATCGAGCAGTTCGGTTTACGCGAGCGCGTGGAACTGGGGGCCGATGTCGAGCGCGTCGAGTGGGACGAGGCGGAAAAACACTGGACGGTGCACACCCGCGCCAAAGGCATCTTTCACACGCAGTTTTTGATCAACGCCTCCGGGCCATTGAGTCAGCCGGTCATCCCCAACTTTCCTGGGATGGATCGCTTTCAAGGCAAGACTTTTCACACAAACAATTGGGATCACAGCTACGACTATCGCGGTAAACGCGTGGCGATCGTCGGCAGCGGTGCCAGCGCCGCCCAGGTGATTCCGGCGATTGCGCCACAAGTCGAACACCTGCATGTGTTCCAGCGCACGCCGCATTGGGTGCTGCCGCGTGCCGATCGCAAATTCGGCCGTTTCCAGCGCTGGCTGCTTGGCCTGAAACCGGCGTACAAGCTGCTGCGCTGGCTGATTTACTGGCAATTCGAAACCCGGGTGATCGCTTTCAAATACTCGAAACCGGCGATTCACCTGGTCCAGCAACATGCGCTGCGTTTTCTCAAACGTCAGGTTCCGGACCCGCTGCTGCGGCAGAAACTCACCCCGGACTTCACCATCGGCTGCAAACGCGTTTTGGTGTCCAGCACGTACTACCCGGCGCTGAGCCGCGCCAACGTCACGTTGCACAGTCGCGAGCACGGCATCGCTTCGATCGATGAAAGCGGGATCAACACCGTGGACGGCGAGCATCTCGATGTTGATCTGATCGTCTGGTCCACCGGTTACGACGCCACCGATGGGGTGATTTCCTACCCGGTCAGCGGCAAAAACGCGGTGCAACTCAGAGATGTCTGGGCCGAATACCCGCGCGCCTACCTCGGCACCAGCCTGCCGGATTTCCCCAATCTGTTTATTGTCACCGGGCCGAACACCGGCATTGGCCACACCTCGGCGCTGTTCATCATCGAATCGCAGATGAACTACATCCTCGACTGCATCTGCACCGTGCAGGCCAAAGGCCTGCGCAGCATCGAAGTACGTCATGACGCGGAACGTACCTACACTGCAATGATCCACCGGGAAATGCAGCGCACGGTGTGGAAGTCCGGCGGCTGTCACAGTTGGTACCAGAGCAAGAGCGGTCATGTGATCGCGATGTTTCCCGGCTTCAGTTTCAGCTATCACCTGCTGACCCGGGCGCTGAAACCGGCCGACCATATTTTGTCCTGA
- a CDS encoding alpha/beta fold hydrolase codes for MLLLFVALAVFVAWSWLSYPAVGHWLYNLAMASEAKLYKLHKIEVPIAEMTVSTWQGGPYEASSAILMLHGFSADKNLWLRCARHFVRQYRVIIPDLAGHGETGFKAGGGYDIAVQAKRMIQLLDVCGVEKVDVIGNSMGGYIAAWLAATYPERIASLALIDPAGVTAPEPSDMERHLARGHNPFLINSREEFQRFYAMTMESPPWVPKLVLDAVAQRYEQQRDELEEIFRDFRASPPMEPKLAEIKCPALLLWGRKDRLIDVSSVPVWSKGIANLEVDVWDHVGHMPMVEQPGNTARLYGEFLERQR; via the coding sequence ATGCTTTTGCTGTTTGTCGCACTTGCGGTTTTCGTGGCCTGGAGCTGGTTGAGTTACCCGGCGGTCGGCCATTGGCTGTACAACCTGGCCATGGCCAGCGAGGCCAAGTTGTACAAATTGCACAAGATCGAAGTGCCGATCGCCGAGATGACCGTGTCGACCTGGCAAGGCGGGCCGTACGAGGCGTCCAGCGCGATCCTCATGCTGCACGGCTTCAGCGCCGACAAAAACCTCTGGCTGCGCTGCGCCCGGCATTTCGTCCGTCAGTATCGGGTGATCATTCCGGATCTGGCCGGCCACGGTGAGACGGGCTTCAAGGCTGGCGGCGGTTACGACATTGCGGTTCAGGCCAAACGCATGATTCAACTGCTCGACGTCTGCGGCGTGGAGAAAGTCGACGTCATCGGCAACTCCATGGGCGGCTACATTGCCGCGTGGCTGGCGGCGACCTATCCGGAGCGAATCGCCTCGCTGGCGCTGATCGACCCGGCCGGCGTCACCGCACCGGAGCCCAGCGACATGGAGCGCCACCTGGCACGCGGGCACAATCCGTTCCTGATCAACTCCCGCGAAGAATTCCAGCGCTTCTACGCGATGACCATGGAGTCGCCGCCGTGGGTACCGAAGCTGGTGCTGGACGCCGTCGCCCAGCGCTATGAGCAACAACGTGACGAGCTCGAAGAAATCTTCCGCGACTTCCGCGCCAGCCCGCCGATGGAGCCGAAACTGGCCGAGATCAAATGTCCGGCGCTGCTGCTATGGGGGCGCAAGGATCGCCTGATCGACGTCAGCAGCGTGCCGGTGTGGAGCAAAGGCATCGCCAATCTCGAAGTGGATGTGTGGGATCACGTCGGGCACATGCCGATGGTCGAACAGCCGGGAAATACCGCGCGGCTGTACGGGGAATTTCTGGAACGACAGCGATGA